A stretch of Campylobacter volucris DNA encodes these proteins:
- a CDS encoding tetratricopeptide repeat protein, with amino-acid sequence MIRILFLLLLNISYIFSFEIFVNKGEDASVPFSILHLKDSKDFVCKDISQSQNNYFECKILGISSMHFQDREFDDFVIKFKKEQTYVNIFIEPKAPVKMYSYSQELFDSEEILSPNPNASNHFVFIFTKDIKREQVDDGLDFNTYFNDGLMPYIGALDLNSNPMESSKSADFNTYFSIKKEYEAKKYDQVLRDANNAIKRYQGSVFMSEFELYKLRAQNQLYTYTLDKDQQILGEMLEDAKRWTRTYVNDKDFTEVMYIMMRIYIGLSQRSNVEYIINLLSTEHKNDPYTVMAMLDYADYLYNLGKKDMAVEIYEDVYYSTQNQNLASRAALFLARNYLEQKNIQQAKDLSNKILDSNPKFFVSDLANSLILAKALDNNKAYDVSSKIYEYIFKNLTKIDKDYERVLKELAFSLLNAKKYNQAQQYLDLYTEEFPLGEYLALIKQAQDRNFLYLKDNNSTYLHQKYEEIMTKYAGEISSKALFDNVKLYYKEKNYEKVISYKNEIEKYSNKEVKDILEKSAIEILIQELKKDECLEAIKTYDTFKEYNIGNKIYNKKQMLACFKRTLRIEEAKKYILENEKDDEIYYKLQGADLALKDKQYQQVIKTVDDILSTRTIVSNEEKFEANYLKFFAQLKLEKYNAMVETLQKLERFDMNYRMVELYYEFLLFCEKNNFITNILTYAPKAIDYQNLKGVNLFSPDLEFMYIKALQQSNQDQKALGLFKDLLANPLKADERARAFYLQSSVYEDLNQTQNQKQSLQQCLDINTTSDWQNLCKEKMDILNSQP; translated from the coding sequence ATGATAAGAATATTATTTTTACTTTTGCTAAATATAAGTTATATATTTTCATTTGAAATATTTGTCAATAAAGGTGAAGACGCGAGTGTTCCTTTTAGTATATTGCATTTAAAAGATAGTAAAGACTTTGTTTGTAAAGATATTTCTCAATCGCAAAATAATTATTTTGAATGTAAAATTTTAGGCATAAGTAGTATGCATTTTCAAGATAGAGAATTTGATGATTTTGTGATTAAATTTAAAAAAGAACAAACTTATGTCAATATTTTTATAGAACCAAAAGCTCCTGTAAAAATGTACAGCTATTCTCAAGAGCTTTTTGACTCAGAAGAAATTCTTAGTCCAAACCCAAACGCATCTAATCATTTTGTATTTATATTTACTAAAGACATCAAACGAGAACAAGTAGATGATGGCTTGGATTTTAATACTTATTTTAATGATGGTTTAATGCCATATATTGGTGCTTTGGATTTAAATTCAAATCCTATGGAAAGTTCTAAAAGTGCTGATTTTAATACTTATTTTAGTATTAAAAAAGAATATGAAGCAAAAAAATACGATCAAGTTTTAAGAGATGCTAATAATGCCATTAAAAGATATCAAGGCAGTGTTTTTATGAGCGAATTTGAGCTTTATAAATTAAGAGCGCAAAATCAACTTTATACCTATACTTTAGACAAAGATCAACAAATTTTAGGAGAAATGCTTGAAGATGCTAAACGATGGACTAGAACTTATGTAAATGATAAAGATTTTACAGAAGTTATGTATATTATGATGAGAATTTACATAGGTTTATCACAAAGATCTAATGTAGAATATATCATAAATCTTTTAAGCACAGAACATAAAAACGATCCTTATACGGTTATGGCTATGCTTGATTATGCAGATTATTTGTATAATCTTGGGAAAAAAGATATGGCGGTTGAAATTTATGAAGATGTTTATTATTCGACTCAAAATCAAAATTTAGCAAGTAGGGCAGCATTATTTTTAGCTAGAAATTATTTAGAGCAAAAAAATATTCAACAAGCCAAAGATTTAAGCAATAAAATTTTAGACTCAAACCCAAAATTTTTCGTGAGTGATTTGGCAAATTCTTTGATTTTAGCTAAAGCTTTAGATAATAACAAAGCTTATGATGTAAGCTCAAAAATATATGAATATATTTTTAAAAATTTGACCAAAATCGATAAAGATTATGAAAGAGTTTTGAAAGAATTAGCTTTTTCATTGCTTAATGCTAAAAAATATAATCAAGCCCAACAATACTTAGACCTATACACAGAAGAATTCCCTCTAGGAGAGTATTTAGCTCTTATAAAACAAGCTCAAGATAGAAATTTTTTATATTTAAAAGATAACAATTCTACTTATTTGCATCAAAAATATGAAGAAATTATGACTAAATATGCAGGAGAAATTTCAAGCAAGGCTCTTTTTGATAATGTAAAATTATATTATAAAGAAAAAAATTATGAAAAAGTGATTTCTTATAAAAATGAAATAGAAAAGTATTCTAATAAAGAAGTAAAAGATATTTTAGAAAAATCAGCTATTGAAATTTTAATTCAAGAACTTAAAAAAGATGAATGTTTAGAAGCAATTAAAACTTATGATACTTTTAAAGAATACAATATAGGCAATAAAATTTACAATAAAAAACAAATGTTAGCTTGTTTTAAAAGAACCTTACGCATAGAAGAAGCTAAAAAATATATACTTGAAAATGAAAAAGATGATGAGATTTATTACAAGCTTCAAGGGGCTGATTTAGCTTTAAAAGATAAACAATACCAACAAGTCATTAAAACGGTTGATGATATTTTATCTACTCGCACTATTGTTAGCAATGAGGAAAAATTTGAAGCTAATTATCTTAAATTTTTTGCTCAATTGAAATTAGAAAAATATAATGCTATGGTTGAAACTTTGCAAAAATTAGAGCGTTTTGATATGAATTATCGTATGGTGGAGCTTTATTATGAATTTTTATTATTTTGTGAGAAAAATAATTTTATCACCAATATCTTAACCTATGCACCAAAGGCTATTGATTATCAAAATTTAAAAGGTGTGAATCTTTTTTCTCCAGATTTAGAATTTATGTATATTAAAGCCTTGCAACAAAGCAATCAAGATCAAAAAGCTTTAGGTTTGTTTAAAGATTTATTAGCCAATCCTTTAAAAGCAGATGAAAGAGCTAGGGCATTTTATCTACAAAGTAGTGTTTATGAAGATTTAAACCAAACTCAAAATCAAAAACAAAGCTTGCAACAATGTTTAGATATTAACACAACAAGTGATTGGCAAAATTTATGTAAAGAAAAAATGGATATTTTAAATTCTCAACCTTAA
- the rpmE gene encoding 50S ribosomal protein L31, whose amino-acid sequence MKKEIHPEYVECKVSCACGNSFTTKSNKSEIKVDICSNCHPFFTGSEKIVDAAGRVEKFKKKYAMQ is encoded by the coding sequence ATGAAAAAAGAAATTCATCCAGAATATGTAGAATGTAAAGTTAGCTGTGCTTGTGGAAATTCTTTTACTACTAAATCTAATAAGTCAGAAATTAAAGTTGATATTTGTTCAAATTGCCACCCATTTTTCACAGGTAGTGAAAAAATTGTGGATGCTGCGGGTCGTGTAGAGAAATTTAAGAAAAAATACGCAATGCAGTAA
- the miaA gene encoding tRNA (adenosine(37)-N6)-dimethylallyltransferase MiaA: protein MFFEFALIGTTASGKTDLANKLAYEFNASILSLDSLCVYKQINIASAKTDQKTLKELDYFGVNLIDIDEHFNIALFFQEYKKAKEFAQENNKALIITGGTSFYLKALMDGLSDHFQESKSLLSNDEIYTLMKKIDTNAKIEKNDTYRLKKWLGIYEQSKKIPSEVLKESKQEPLIKNLDIFEITWDKQILEQRIVKRTKNMLKEGLLDEAKNLFENFDNNLKALNCIGLKECKSFFEHKISLNKLEELIIIHTRQLAKRQRTFNKKFNKTQLSYDVAYDKLRKKFIN from the coding sequence ATGTTTTTTGAATTTGCACTTATTGGGACTACAGCAAGTGGCAAAACTGATCTTGCAAACAAACTAGCTTATGAATTTAATGCAAGTATTTTAAGTCTTGATAGTCTTTGTGTGTATAAACAAATCAACATAGCATCTGCTAAAACTGATCAAAAAACCCTTAAAGAGCTTGATTATTTTGGTGTAAATTTAATCGATATTGATGAACATTTTAACATAGCATTATTTTTTCAAGAATACAAAAAGGCTAAAGAATTTGCACAGGAAAATAACAAAGCTTTAATCATAACAGGTGGAACTAGTTTTTATCTAAAAGCTTTAATGGATGGTCTTAGTGATCATTTTCAAGAAAGTAAAAGCTTACTTAGTAATGATGAAATTTATACTTTAATGAAAAAAATCGACACCAATGCCAAAATAGAAAAAAACGACACCTATCGTTTGAAAAAATGGCTTGGTATCTATGAACAAAGTAAAAAAATTCCAAGCGAAGTTTTAAAAGAAAGCAAGCAAGAGCCTTTGATAAAAAATTTAGATATTTTTGAAATCACTTGGGATAAGCAAATTTTAGAACAACGCATTGTTAAACGCACTAAAAATATGCTCAAAGAAGGCTTGCTAGATGAAGCAAAAAATCTTTTTGAAAATTTTGATAATAATCTTAAAGCTTTAAATTGCATAGGATTAAAAGAATGCAAAAGTTTTTTTGAACACAAAATATCTTTAAACAAATTAGAAGAGCTCATCATCATACATACAAGACAACTTGCCAAACGACAAAGAACTTTTAATAAAAAATTTAACAAAACCCAACTAAGCTACGATGTAGCATATGATAAACTAAGAAAAAAATTTATAAATTAA
- the mqnP gene encoding menaquinone biosynthesis prenyltransferase MqnP: MNLFKDKLKDILELIVFKHSIFALPFLFVSMIVASVILNNSTWFGFKALFLGVICAISARNFAMAVNRLMDEDIDRDNPRCADRPSVDGRIGKSNILIFIICNAIVFVLSAYFINKLAFALSLPVLFILAIYSAFKRFSSLAHLVLGFCLGLAPIAGSIVVLGKIEIYSVILCLGVTFWTAGFDLLYALQDMEYDKKVGLYSIPAKFGLEATLFISAFCHVLAVLFWLLFVWVAPTGNIAFLGVIISALILFFEHKIVRKNFAKIDKAFFTLNGYLSIVFFIFIWVDLVWK; this comes from the coding sequence ATGAACTTATTTAAAGACAAATTAAAAGATATTTTAGAATTAATTGTTTTTAAACATTCTATTTTTGCTTTACCATTTTTATTTGTTTCTATGATAGTTGCTTCAGTAATTTTAAATAACAGCACTTGGTTTGGATTTAAGGCTTTATTTTTAGGCGTTATTTGTGCTATTAGTGCTAGAAATTTTGCAATGGCCGTAAATCGTTTAATGGATGAAGATATCGATAGAGACAACCCTCGTTGTGCAGATCGTCCAAGTGTTGATGGCCGTATAGGAAAAAGCAATATTTTGATTTTTATTATTTGTAATGCAATTGTTTTTGTTTTATCTGCTTATTTTATAAATAAACTAGCTTTTGCTTTATCTTTGCCAGTATTGTTTATACTTGCAATTTATTCAGCGTTTAAAAGATTTTCTTCCTTAGCGCATTTAGTGCTTGGTTTTTGTTTAGGTCTTGCTCCTATTGCAGGAAGTATAGTTGTACTTGGAAAAATTGAAATATATAGTGTGATTTTATGCTTAGGTGTTACATTTTGGACTGCTGGTTTTGATTTGCTTTATGCCTTGCAAGATATGGAGTATGATAAAAAAGTTGGATTATATTCTATACCTGCTAAATTTGGTCTTGAAGCAACTTTGTTTATTTCGGCTTTTTGTCATGTTTTAGCTGTGCTTTTTTGGCTTTTGTTTGTTTGGGTAGCTCCAACTGGCAATATAGCGTTTTTAGGAGTGATAATTAGTGCTTTGATTTTATTTTTTGAGCATAAAATTGTTAGGAAAAATTTTGCAAAAATCGATAAGGCATTTTTTACTCTAAATGGCTATTTGAGTATAGTATTTTTTATTTTTATTTGGGTTGATCTTGTATGGAAATAA
- a CDS encoding NADH-quinone oxidoreductase subunit N, with translation MGGFNLENLNFVLLWPMLSLFFWAIVLLLLSAFKNFSKSFYTSVSVMALLGSFCLLCVFNGFRLDSTSAFFGLFISDNYSIFAQLIIIIFSIFYLIMDKEDKRAEFFSLFLFMIGSFILMISSTNLIVIFLALEGSSLALYTLIALRGTHNAISASIKYFTIAAVGAGFFAFACAFVYLKIRSLDLIDLLNSEYISDPVLLSAGVMFLVIVGIKLSIAPFHFWLKDVYYGAHTNFVAFISVVPKIAMIVVVLRIFSALGGGVKFEYIVAFLAMFSMFSASIAALVQNDVKKMLAYSSITHSSFVLAIIVSGINLNSQEGGVVYLIAVLALFLYWIAFAFANYGLFLILSLFKKSSYESFAGLFDKNPILAVVLALFVLSIAGIPPFGIFWGKLLILASILNSGYYAMVFTIALSSMIMIYPYLKILIYVFFKKSDNITHEQLAIEQKIILGICLAGSLGSVFLLL, from the coding sequence ATGGGTGGGTTTAATTTAGAAAACTTAAATTTTGTATTGTTATGGCCTATGTTATCTTTATTTTTTTGGGCTATTGTTTTATTGTTATTGAGTGCTTTTAAAAATTTTTCTAAAAGTTTTTATACGAGCGTTAGTGTTATGGCGCTTTTGGGTAGTTTTTGCCTTTTGTGTGTTTTTAATGGATTTAGACTAGATAGCACAAGTGCTTTTTTTGGTTTGTTTATTAGTGATAATTATTCTATTTTTGCACAACTTATTATTATAATCTTTTCTATTTTTTATTTGATTATGGATAAAGAAGACAAAAGGGCTGAATTTTTTTCTTTGTTTTTGTTTATGATAGGAAGTTTTATTTTAATGATATCAAGCACTAACTTGATAGTCATTTTCCTAGCCTTAGAAGGCTCTTCTTTAGCTCTTTATACACTAATTGCCCTAAGAGGAACGCATAATGCAATTAGTGCAAGTATTAAATACTTTACTATTGCTGCTGTTGGGGCTGGATTTTTTGCATTTGCTTGTGCTTTTGTGTATTTAAAAATTCGTTCTTTGGATTTGATTGATTTGTTGAATTCAGAATATATTTCAGATCCTGTTTTATTAAGTGCTGGAGTGATGTTTTTAGTTATAGTTGGGATTAAACTTTCCATAGCTCCTTTTCATTTTTGGTTGAAAGATGTTTATTATGGAGCTCATACTAATTTTGTAGCCTTTATTTCTGTTGTGCCAAAAATAGCAATGATTGTAGTGGTTTTAAGAATTTTTTCAGCCTTAGGTGGAGGTGTGAAATTTGAATATATTGTTGCATTTTTGGCTATGTTTTCTATGTTTAGTGCTAGTATAGCAGCTTTAGTGCAAAATGATGTTAAAAAAATGCTAGCATATAGTTCTATAACTCATTCTTCTTTTGTATTAGCTATTATAGTATCTGGTATAAATTTAAATTCTCAAGAAGGTGGTGTCGTTTATTTGATAGCTGTTTTGGCTTTATTTTTATATTGGATTGCTTTTGCTTTTGCTAATTATGGTTTATTTTTAATATTAAGTTTATTTAAGAAAAGTTCATATGAAAGTTTTGCTGGATTATTTGATAAAAATCCTATTTTAGCAGTTGTATTAGCTTTGTTTGTTTTATCAATAGCTGGTATTCCTCCATTTGGAATTTTTTGGGGTAAATTATTGATTTTAGCTTCGATTTTAAATTCAGGCTATTATGCAATGGTATTTACCATCGCACTTAGTTCAATGATTATGATTTATCCGTATTTGAAAATTTTAATTTATGTATTTTTTAAAAAATCAGACAATATCACACATGAACAATTAGCCATAGAGCAAAAAATAATCTTAGGCATTTGTCTTGCTGGAAGCCTTGGTAGTGTGTTTTTGCTTTTGTAA
- a CDS encoding 6-pyruvoyl trahydropterin synthase family protein gives MIIRKLFEFENAHIVRFCSSKRCKTSIHGHSYKVEILLESKYLDNAGMVYDFGLLKDEIKQIIDSFDHAITLYKDDDEQYLNDMKKHSKRWVMLPVNVSAENFVRVFFVLIDALLKKTKMINGEQGVNLQSIIVHETRTGYAQGFKEDAYSEFLPKINLQDIEFSKAIQEEWKNKDFYNQLKDEKFIFINQKEV, from the coding sequence ATGATAATTAGAAAATTATTTGAATTTGAAAATGCTCATATAGTTAGATTTTGTAGTTCCAAACGATGTAAAACAAGCATACATGGCCATTCTTATAAGGTTGAAATTTTATTAGAAAGCAAGTATTTAGATAATGCAGGAATGGTTTATGATTTTGGCTTATTAAAAGACGAAATTAAACAAATTATCGATAGTTTTGATCATGCTATTACTTTGTATAAAGATGATGATGAGCAATATTTAAATGATATGAAAAAACACTCAAAACGCTGGGTAATGTTACCTGTAAATGTGAGTGCTGAAAATTTTGTAAGAGTTTTTTTTGTGCTTATTGATGCTTTGCTTAAAAAAACTAAAATGATAAATGGCGAACAAGGTGTAAATTTACAAAGCATTATAGTTCATGAAACTAGAACAGGCTATGCGCAAGGATTTAAAGAAGATGCTTATAGTGAATTTTTGCCTAAGATAAATTTGCAAGATATTGAATTTTCAAAAGCCATCCAAGAAGAATGGAAAAACAAAGATTTTTATAATCAACTTAAAGATGAAAAATTTATCTTTATCAATCAAAAGGAGGTTTGA
- the rlmB gene encoding 23S rRNA (guanosine(2251)-2'-O)-methyltransferase RlmB yields the protein MIVYGKQVFFYILEKHREKINEIYLAKECEKSEFSRIVKSSKKIKKLDFKAAQSLARGGNHQGFLMDVCDFEFCDFNELKDKNFVIILYNISDVGNIGAIVRSAYALGADGIILAAKSVAMDGVIRTSSGAALDMKIALNDDILTVLNEFKQKQFHIYASASGGKNIHQVIPQKKKILIMGSEGFGIPNKILKKCDECVGIKMHNDFDSLNVSAAFAILCDRMING from the coding sequence ATGATAGTTTATGGTAAACAAGTGTTTTTTTATATTTTAGAAAAACACAGAGAAAAAATTAATGAAATTTATTTAGCAAAAGAGTGTGAAAAGTCTGAATTTTCAAGGATTGTTAAAAGTTCTAAGAAAATTAAAAAACTTGATTTTAAAGCAGCTCAAAGTTTAGCAAGAGGTGGTAATCATCAAGGTTTTTTAATGGATGTTTGCGATTTTGAATTTTGTGACTTTAACGAGCTAAAAGATAAAAATTTCGTTATTATTTTATATAATATAAGCGATGTTGGAAATATTGGAGCTATCGTAAGAAGTGCTTATGCTTTGGGTGCTGATGGGATAATTTTAGCAGCTAAAAGCGTAGCTATGGATGGGGTTATTAGGACTAGTAGTGGCGCAGCTTTGGATATGAAAATAGCTTTAAATGATGATATTTTAACCGTGCTTAATGAATTTAAACAAAAGCAATTTCATATTTATGCTAGTGCAAGTGGGGGTAAAAATATACACCAAGTAATTCCACAAAAAAAGAAAATTTTAATCATGGGTAGTGAAGGTTTTGGCATACCTAATAAAATTTTAAAAAAATGTGATGAATGTGTGGGGATAAAAATGCATAATGATTTTGATAGTTTAAATGTCAGTGCAGCATTTGCAATACTTTGTGATAGGATGATAAATGGATAG
- a CDS encoding 16S rRNA (uracil(1498)-N(3))-methyltransferase, protein MQFLYHAQSGDENLKIENQALLHLKARRLKINDELIFKNLKDNFAYIYECIQVEKKFFLFKLKTKKEEKPQKISNIHLALAVVDPKVIEKILPFLNELGVEKLSLVYMQYSQKNFKLDMQRMEKILIESSQQCGRNSLLKIGIFKNFEEFKTKYQNIVLIDFEGEKLSDFDPLDHVFLVGPEGGFSLEERLTCKVKAKMDHPFILKAQTAIIALASKFAI, encoded by the coding sequence ATGCAATTTTTATATCATGCTCAAAGCGGTGATGAAAATTTAAAAATAGAAAACCAAGCTTTGTTGCATTTAAAAGCAAGACGCTTGAAAATAAATGATGAGTTGATTTTTAAAAATTTAAAAGATAATTTTGCTTATATTTATGAATGCATACAAGTAGAAAAGAAATTTTTTCTTTTTAAATTAAAAACTAAAAAGGAAGAAAAACCACAAAAAATTTCAAACATCCATCTTGCTTTAGCGGTGGTTGATCCAAAGGTTATAGAAAAAATTTTACCTTTTTTAAATGAATTAGGAGTTGAAAAACTTTCTTTGGTTTATATGCAATATTCTCAAAAAAATTTTAAACTAGATATGCAAAGAATGGAAAAAATCCTTATAGAATCATCTCAGCAATGCGGTAGAAATTCTTTGTTAAAGATTGGAATTTTTAAAAATTTTGAAGAATTTAAGACAAAATATCAAAACATAGTTTTAATTGATTTTGAAGGTGAAAAACTGAGTGATTTTGATCCTTTAGATCATGTTTTTTTGGTTGGTCCTGAAGGTGGATTTTCCTTGGAAGAAAGATTAACATGTAAAGTAAAGGCTAAAATGGATCACCCTTTTATATTAAAAGCACAAACTGCTATTATAGCTTTAGCTTCAAAATTTGCAATTTAA
- a CDS encoding 7-carboxy-7-deazaguanine synthase QueE, translating into MEIVETFLSIQGEGKYSGKLAIFVRFAGCNFNCVGFGVSKCKDDKIFVGCDTIRAVFVKEFASTYEKYNAKNLFEKINFLKKDFNPIVVITGGEPLIHYKNEEFIQFICLLLENNFCVHFETNASIELDFIKYSMYKDCYFALGVKLSNSGIIKEKRINQKALQNFKQYAKDSFYKFVLDENIILENKALIEIKEILQLCENEVFCMPMGSTQEEISKNALSVAEFCLKNGYNYSDRLHIRLWGDKEGV; encoded by the coding sequence ATGGAAATTGTTGAGACTTTTTTAAGCATCCAAGGTGAAGGAAAATATAGCGGAAAATTAGCTATTTTTGTTAGATTTGCAGGGTGTAATTTTAATTGCGTTGGTTTTGGTGTTAGTAAATGTAAAGATGATAAAATTTTTGTAGGGTGTGATACTATTAGAGCAGTGTTTGTTAAAGAATTTGCATCTACTTATGAAAAATATAATGCTAAAAATTTATTTGAAAAAATTAATTTTTTAAAAAAAGATTTTAATCCTATTGTGGTAATTACTGGCGGAGAACCTTTAATTCATTATAAAAATGAAGAATTTATTCAATTTATTTGTTTGCTTTTAGAAAATAATTTTTGCGTACATTTTGAAACTAACGCTAGTATAGAGCTTGATTTTATAAAATATAGTATGTATAAAGATTGTTATTTTGCTTTGGGCGTAAAATTAAGCAATAGTGGCATAATAAAAGAAAAAAGGATCAATCAAAAAGCATTACAAAATTTCAAACAATACGCTAAAGATAGTTTTTACAAATTTGTTTTAGATGAAAATATTATACTAGAAAATAAAGCTTTGATAGAGATAAAAGAAATTTTACAATTATGCGAAAATGAAGTTTTTTGTATGCCAATGGGAAGCACACAAGAAGAAATTTCTAAAAATGCCTTAAGTGTTGCTGAATTTTGTTTAAAAAATGGATATAATTACTCCGATAGATTGCATATTAGACTTTGGGGAGACAAAGAAGGCGTATGA
- the rsmI gene encoding 16S rRNA (cytidine(1402)-2'-O)-methyltransferase: MLYFVPTPIGNLNDISFHSLEILQKCKLFLCEDTRVCKSLITLLNKKYNLNIQPQNYLSFHTHNQKQFLSSIDENFFDQDIAYMSDAGMPGISDPGQILIDYAIKNDIAYEVLSGSNAALLAVVSSALCYKEFIFMGFLSNNGSQRKKDIENLMLNPYPSVVYEAPTRILELIEKISKIDPLREIFVIKEASKKFETKFRANALEVFKKLQELDLRGEWCVVVDCVKDKFCQNTLCEDDILELDLPLKTKAKLLSKINAKSTKENYQKLLLS, encoded by the coding sequence ATGCTTTATTTTGTTCCTACCCCTATAGGAAATTTAAATGATATTTCATTTCATTCTTTAGAAATTTTACAAAAATGCAAACTCTTTTTATGCGAAGATACAAGAGTTTGCAAATCTTTAATCACTCTATTAAATAAAAAATACAATCTTAATATCCAGCCCCAAAATTATTTATCTTTTCATACTCATAATCAAAAGCAGTTTTTAAGCTCTATTGATGAAAATTTTTTTGATCAAGACATAGCTTATATGAGTGATGCGGGTATGCCAGGCATTAGCGATCCAGGACAAATTTTAATCGATTATGCTATTAAAAATGACATAGCTTATGAAGTTTTATCAGGTTCTAATGCGGCTTTGCTTGCTGTTGTTTCAAGTGCTCTTTGCTATAAAGAATTTATTTTTATGGGGTTTTTATCAAATAATGGTTCTCAAAGAAAAAAAGATATAGAAAATTTAATGCTAAATCCTTATCCAAGCGTAGTCTATGAAGCACCTACTAGAATTTTAGAGCTTATAGAAAAAATTAGCAAGATTGATCCTTTAAGAGAAATTTTTGTTATAAAAGAAGCAAGCAAAAAATTTGAAACTAAATTTAGAGCCAATGCATTAGAAGTTTTTAAAAAACTCCAAGAGTTGGATTTAAGAGGAGAGTGGTGTGTGGTGGTTGATTGTGTTAAAGATAAATTTTGTCAAAATACACTTTGTGAAGATGATATTTTAGAGCTTGACTTGCCGTTAAAAACTAAAGCTAAATTGCTTTCAAAAATTAATGCAAAATCGACAAAAGAAAATTACCAAAAACTGCTTTTAAGTTGA
- the moaA gene encoding GTP 3',8-cyclase MoaA has protein sequence MLIDSYGRVIDYLRISVTQRCNFRCLYCMPKTPFEWSAKENLLSFEELFMFVKVCIDEGVNKIRITGGEPLVRKDLYKFIAMISQYKQDIDLALTTNASLLKQQAKDLKQAGLKRINISLDTLKEEVAFKLAQKNILKDVLNGIDEALNLDFKIKFNTVALKDINDKEFIDLLEFAKERKCQIRFIEFMENYHAYGDLKGLKSEEILNIIAQKYTFKPCEKVPNAPASLYELSDGYRFGVIDPHSHDFCDTCNRIRLSAEGLLIPCLYYDEALSIKKAIRNNDIKAACEVLRTVIKNKSEKNRWSNEDNKSSTRAFYQTGG, from the coding sequence ATGTTGATTGATAGTTATGGTAGGGTGATTGATTATTTAAGAATTTCTGTAACTCAAAGATGTAATTTTCGTTGCTTGTATTGTATGCCTAAGACTCCATTTGAATGGAGCGCAAAAGAAAATTTGCTTTCTTTTGAAGAACTTTTTATGTTTGTTAAAGTTTGCATTGATGAGGGTGTTAATAAAATTAGAATCACCGGTGGTGAACCATTAGTTAGAAAAGATTTGTATAAATTTATAGCTATGATTAGCCAATATAAACAAGATATCGATCTAGCACTTACTACCAACGCTTCTTTGCTAAAACAACAAGCAAAAGACTTAAAACAAGCTGGTCTAAAAAGAATTAATATATCATTAGATACTTTAAAAGAAGAAGTTGCGTTTAAACTAGCACAAAAAAATATACTAAAAGATGTTTTAAATGGTATAGATGAGGCTTTAAATTTGGACTTTAAGATCAAATTTAACACCGTAGCTTTAAAAGATATCAATGATAAAGAATTTATCGATCTTTTAGAATTTGCCAAAGAGCGCAAGTGTCAAATTCGTTTTATAGAATTTATGGAAAATTATCATGCTTATGGGGATTTAAAAGGGCTAAAATCAGAAGAAATTTTAAACATCATAGCGCAAAAATATACATTTAAACCATGTGAGAAAGTTCCTAATGCACCTGCTTCATTATATGAGCTTAGTGATGGTTATCGTTTTGGGGTGATTGATCCACATAGTCATGATTTTTGCGATACTTGTAATCGTATTAGACTTTCAGCTGAAGGTCTTTTGATACCTTGTTTGTATTATGATGAGGCTTTGAGTATAAAAAAAGCTATTAGAAATAATGATATAAAAGCAGCTTGTGAGGTATTAAGAACGGTTATAAAAAACAAATCAGAAAAAAATAGATGGAGCAATGAAGATAACAAAAGTTCAACTAGGGCATTTTATCAAACAGGTGGATGA